A DNA window from Parus major isolate Abel chromosome 9, Parus_major1.1, whole genome shotgun sequence contains the following coding sequences:
- the ING5 gene encoding inhibitor of growth protein 5, producing MRELDQRTEDKKAEIDSLAAAYMESVKNMLPEERVEHLRKIQSAYSKCKEYSDDKVQLAMQTYEMVDKHIRRLDADLARFEADLKDKLEGSNFETPGSRSLKKGRSQKDKRSSRGRGRRTSEEDTPKKKKLKGGSEFADTILSVHPSDVLDMPVDPNEPTYCLCHQVSYGEMIGCDNPDCPIEWFHFACVDLTTKPKGKWFCPRCVQERKKKK from the exons acaagaaAGCAGAGATCgacagcctggcagcagcataCATGGAGTCTGTGAAGAACATGTTGCCTGAGGAGAGAGTGGAGCACCTGAGGAAGATCCAGAGTGCCTACAGCAAGTGTAAAGAGTACAGTGATGACAAAGTGCAGCTGGCCATGCAGACCTATGAGATG GTGGATAAGCACATACGGCGGCTGGATGCAGATTTGGCACGGTTTGAAGCTGATCTCAAAGATAAACTGGAAGGCAGCAACTTTGAAACCCCTGGATCCCGAAGCCTGAAAA aGGGACGAAGTCAGAAAGACAAAAGGAGCTCTCGTGGTCGAGGCAGGAGAACATCTGAAGAAGATacaccaaagaaaaagaagctcaAAGGAGG GTCTGAGTTTGCTGATACCATCCTGTCAGTGCATCCCTCAGATGTCCTGGATATGCCGGTGGATCCCAATGAGCCCACCTACTGCCTGTGTCACCAGGTGTCCTATGGGGAGATGATTGGCTGTGACAACCCAGAT TGTCCAATTGAGTGGTTCCACTTTGCATGTGTGGACCTGACCACCAAACCAAAAGGGAAATG GTTTTGTCCTCGTTGtgttcaggaaagaaagaaaaagaagtaa